One Micromonospora sp. WMMD812 genomic window carries:
- a CDS encoding CbtA family protein, producing MLSARSLLVRGMLVGLAAGAAAFLFATAFGEGPVGQAIDFEAAHAASHAGHAEAGEPELVSRTVQSTVGLATATVVYGVALGGLFALAFAVAYGRIGRFTARATAALVALGGFVTVAFVPFLKYPANPPATGNPDTLGQRTGLYFLMIVIAVAAGLLAVSFGRWLHPRLGGWNATILAAVAFAVVIAIVHIALPTISEVPDGFPALVLWNFRLASLGTQLVTWATLGLLFGALVDRHVHARAVPTSAPALSA from the coding sequence ATGCTGTCCGCACGCTCGCTCCTCGTCCGCGGCATGCTCGTCGGGCTCGCCGCCGGCGCCGCCGCCTTCCTCTTCGCCACCGCCTTCGGTGAGGGCCCGGTCGGCCAGGCCATCGACTTCGAAGCCGCCCACGCCGCCTCGCACGCCGGACACGCCGAGGCCGGCGAACCCGAACTGGTGAGCCGCACCGTACAAAGCACGGTCGGCCTCGCCACCGCCACCGTGGTGTACGGGGTCGCGCTCGGCGGCCTGTTCGCGCTCGCCTTCGCCGTCGCGTACGGCCGGATCGGCCGCTTCACCGCACGCGCGACCGCCGCGCTGGTCGCCCTCGGCGGCTTCGTGACCGTCGCGTTCGTGCCCTTTCTCAAGTATCCGGCCAACCCGCCGGCCACCGGCAATCCGGACACCCTCGGACAACGGACCGGCCTGTACTTCCTCATGATCGTCATCGCGGTCGCCGCCGGCCTGCTGGCCGTCTCCTTCGGACGCTGGCTGCACCCTCGACTCGGCGGATGGAACGCCACCATCCTGGCCGCCGTCGCGTTCGCCGTCGTCATCGCGATCGTCCACATCGCCCTGCCCACGATCAGCGAGGTGCCTGACGGGTTCCCCGCCCTGGTGCTCTGGAACTTCCGGCTCGCCTCACTCGGCACCCAACTCGTCACCTGGGCCACGCTCGGCCTGCTCTTCGGCGCGCTCGTCGACCGGCACGTCCACGCACGCGCGGTGCCGACCTCAGCGCCGGCGCTCTCGGCATGA
- a CDS encoding CbtB domain-containing protein — MADVSLPTPTAVPLPAAVPLRQILPWALFGTLLAAVLLYFVGVEQGVLSVFAGETVHEFVHDGRHLLGFPCH, encoded by the coding sequence ATGGCAGACGTGTCGCTGCCCACCCCCACCGCCGTGCCGCTACCGGCCGCCGTGCCGCTGCGCCAGATCCTGCCCTGGGCGCTCTTCGGCACTCTGCTCGCGGCCGTGCTGCTCTACTTCGTCGGCGTCGAGCAGGGCGTCCTCTCCGTGTTCGCCGGCGAGACGGTGCACGAGTTCGTGCACGACGGACGCCACCTGCTCGGCTTCCCCTGCCACTGA
- a CDS encoding class I SAM-dependent methyltransferase — MTAQDRINAYWTGRAPSYDEYVQRPERFAADQQAWSAIWERALPPGPLDVLDVGTGTGQAAMVLAGLGHRVTGIDLSEGMLEQARRHAAALDNGPVIRHGDAVSPAFPAASFDAVTSRYVMWTLREPEIAAANWVRLLRPGGTVAVVDSTWFPNGLDNASEHFADFYDSQVQAALPLATAASIEQTAAVLEQAGLKDVTVTPLRSIYELDRQFGVAPNHEHQLQFLITGRS, encoded by the coding sequence ATGACGGCGCAGGACCGCATCAACGCGTACTGGACCGGTCGGGCCCCGAGCTACGACGAGTACGTCCAACGCCCCGAACGCTTCGCCGCGGACCAGCAGGCCTGGTCGGCGATCTGGGAGCGCGCACTGCCGCCGGGTCCGCTCGACGTGCTGGACGTGGGCACCGGCACCGGCCAGGCCGCCATGGTCCTGGCCGGCCTCGGGCACCGCGTCACCGGCATCGACCTGTCCGAGGGGATGCTGGAGCAGGCCCGCCGGCATGCCGCCGCCCTCGACAACGGCCCCGTCATCCGCCACGGCGACGCGGTGAGCCCGGCCTTCCCCGCCGCCAGCTTCGACGCGGTGACGAGCCGGTACGTGATGTGGACGCTGCGGGAACCGGAGATCGCCGCGGCGAACTGGGTACGCCTGCTACGTCCGGGTGGCACGGTCGCGGTCGTCGACAGCACCTGGTTCCCGAACGGCCTGGACAACGCCTCGGAGCACTTCGCCGACTTCTACGACAGTCAGGTCCAGGCGGCGCTGCCCCTGGCCACCGCGGCCTCCATCGAACAGACCGCCGCGGTCCTCGAGCAGGCCGGCCTCAAGGACGTCACGGTCACGCCGCTGAGGTCGATCTACGAGCTGGACCGGCAGTTCGGTGTCGCGCCGAACCACGAGCACCAGCTGCAGTTCCTGATCACCGGTCGCAGCTGA
- a CDS encoding histidine phosphatase family protein — MSSRLILVSHAPTTATRAAAFPRDEPLDAHGLAAATALVGALPRADEVRCGPARRCVQTATALGLTPTVDEDLRDGDLGTWAGRTLDEVAAGEPDAIAAWLTDPAAAPHGGECLRDLLDRTAGWLRALPDAARTIIAVTHPMVIRACIVTAIHATPASFWRIDIAPLTATVLRGGPARWTLRTTAGPLT; from the coding sequence ATGAGCAGTCGCCTGATCCTCGTCAGCCACGCACCGACCACGGCCACCCGCGCCGCCGCCTTTCCACGGGACGAGCCACTCGACGCGCACGGGTTGGCCGCCGCGACCGCCCTCGTCGGCGCGCTGCCCCGCGCCGACGAGGTGCGCTGCGGGCCGGCACGACGGTGCGTGCAGACCGCCACCGCGCTCGGGCTCACGCCAACCGTCGACGAGGACCTGCGCGACGGCGACCTCGGCACCTGGGCCGGCCGTACCCTCGACGAGGTCGCGGCGGGCGAGCCGGACGCGATCGCCGCATGGCTGACCGACCCGGCTGCCGCGCCACACGGCGGCGAGTGCCTGCGCGACCTGCTGGACCGGACCGCGGGTTGGCTGCGGGCGCTGCCCGACGCGGCGCGCACAATCATCGCCGTCACCCATCCGATGGTGATCCGCGCCTGCATCGTGACCGCGATCCACGCCACGCCCGCGTCGTTCTGGCGGATCGACATAGCCCCGCTCACCGCGACCGTCCTTCGTGGTGGTCCCGCCAGGTGGACGCTGCGTACGACGGCCGGCCCGTTGACCTGA
- a CDS encoding ABC transporter substrate-binding protein: protein MKATRLAVTAAASAVVLLATACGGGDKPTDAGQGYPLTVTNCGAEVTFPAAPKRVVLLKSAAVPYLHSLGVMDRVTARAGQYPKEYYDAATLAELDRIPLLTNKTDTSGHLQISKEVVISQQPDLVLGEVDNLSRDTLSAVDIPLLEEPAMCPDSTTVPTFDDIYSQLRSYGTVFGRDAEAATAVTALKERMTRIQTEAGPPSGRTAAVLYPTVGGGTTYAYGTASMAHPQLEAAGFRNVFGDVKERVFEVTVEELLGRNPDVLILLYSDGDPTAVEQGLTALPGAEKLNAVRTGNVMTQLFNFTEPPSPLSIDGLERIVQRFKAKP, encoded by the coding sequence ATGAAGGCAACCCGTCTCGCCGTCACCGCCGCCGCGTCCGCCGTTGTGCTGCTCGCGACCGCGTGCGGAGGCGGTGACAAGCCGACCGATGCCGGGCAGGGATACCCGCTCACCGTCACCAACTGCGGGGCCGAGGTCACCTTCCCCGCCGCGCCGAAGCGGGTCGTCCTGCTCAAGAGCGCGGCCGTGCCGTACCTGCACTCCCTCGGCGTCATGGACCGCGTCACCGCCCGCGCCGGGCAGTACCCGAAGGAGTACTACGACGCCGCGACCCTCGCCGAGCTGGACCGGATCCCGCTGCTGACCAACAAGACCGACACGAGCGGCCACCTGCAGATCTCCAAGGAGGTGGTGATCAGCCAGCAGCCGGACCTGGTGCTCGGCGAGGTCGACAACCTGTCCCGCGACACCCTCTCCGCGGTGGACATCCCCCTGCTGGAAGAGCCCGCGATGTGCCCGGACAGCACCACCGTGCCGACCTTCGACGACATCTACTCCCAGCTGCGGAGCTACGGCACGGTGTTCGGCCGCGACGCGGAGGCCGCCACCGCGGTCACCGCGCTCAAGGAGCGCATGACCAGGATCCAGACCGAGGCGGGTCCGCCGTCCGGGCGCACGGCGGCGGTGCTCTACCCGACGGTCGGCGGCGGCACCACCTACGCCTACGGCACGGCGAGCATGGCCCACCCCCAACTGGAGGCGGCCGGCTTCCGCAACGTCTTCGGCGACGTCAAGGAGCGGGTCTTCGAAGTCACCGTGGAAGAGCTGCTCGGCCGCAACCCCGACGTGCTGATCCTGCTGTACAGCGACGGCGACCCCACGGCGGTCGAGCAGGGGCTGACCGCGCTTCCCGGCGCCGAGAAGCTCAACGCCGTCCGTACCGGCAACGTCATGACCCAGCTGTTCAACTTCACCGAGCCGCCCTCCCCGCTGTCGATCGACGGCCTTGAGCGGATCGTGCAGCGGTTCAAGGCGAAGCCGTGA
- a CDS encoding iron ABC transporter permease, translating to MTTSLLTEQDDPLGVAAQRRRTGTWLLVLTVGLVLTGVVAVGSGAIGIPPVTVARIIGHQLFGFPGDVTWTLPQEAIVWQVRLPRVLLGMLVGAGLAVCGVALQAMVRNVLADPYLLGINSGASSGAAAAILFGAGAGFGQYALSTSAFVGALAASLLVFLIARSGGRVTSIRLLLSGVAVGYALYATTSFLIFASGSAEGARSVMFWLLGSLGLARWNALLVVAAVVLGGAILYLTVAGRRLDVLAIGDETAQTLGVSPALFRMRLLVVVSLSVGVLVSAAGSIGFIGLVVPHLARRLVGSPHVRVVPVAALLGAILLVWADVLARVLLAPQEIPIGIITSLLGAPFLVVLIRRLHASGA from the coding sequence ATGACCACCAGCCTGCTGACGGAGCAGGATGACCCGCTCGGTGTCGCGGCGCAGCGACGCCGCACCGGGACATGGCTGCTCGTGCTGACGGTCGGGCTGGTCCTGACCGGGGTGGTCGCGGTCGGGTCCGGTGCCATCGGGATCCCTCCGGTGACCGTGGCGCGGATCATCGGGCACCAGCTGTTCGGGTTTCCCGGTGACGTGACCTGGACGCTGCCGCAGGAAGCCATCGTCTGGCAGGTCCGGCTGCCCCGGGTGCTGCTCGGCATGCTCGTGGGCGCCGGACTGGCGGTGTGCGGGGTGGCCCTGCAGGCCATGGTGCGCAACGTGCTGGCCGACCCCTATCTGCTCGGCATCAACTCCGGGGCCTCCAGTGGCGCCGCCGCGGCGATCCTGTTCGGCGCCGGCGCGGGTTTCGGGCAGTACGCCCTGTCCACCAGCGCCTTCGTCGGCGCGCTCGCGGCATCGTTGCTGGTCTTCCTGATCGCGCGCAGCGGCGGCCGGGTGACCTCGATTCGACTGCTGCTGTCCGGGGTCGCGGTCGGCTACGCGCTGTACGCCACCACCAGCTTCCTGATCTTCGCGTCCGGGTCAGCCGAAGGCGCGCGCTCGGTGATGTTCTGGCTGCTCGGCTCCTTGGGCCTGGCCCGGTGGAACGCCCTGCTGGTGGTGGCCGCGGTCGTGCTGGGTGGCGCGATCCTGTACCTGACCGTCGCCGGTCGGCGGCTCGATGTCCTGGCCATCGGCGACGAGACCGCGCAGACCCTGGGTGTATCGCCCGCCCTGTTCCGGATGCGCCTGCTCGTGGTCGTCTCCCTCAGCGTCGGCGTGCTGGTCTCCGCGGCCGGCAGCATCGGCTTCATCGGGCTCGTCGTGCCTCACCTGGCCCGGCGCCTCGTCGGATCGCCGCACGTACGGGTGGTGCCGGTGGCCGCCCTGCTCGGGGCCATCCTGCTGGTCTGGGCCGACGTGCTCGCGCGGGTGTTGCTGGCCCCGCAGGAGATCCCGATCGGCATCATCACCTCCCTGCTCGGCGCCCCGTTCCTGGTGGTCCTGATCCGTCGTCTGCACGCCTCCGGCGCCTGA
- a CDS encoding ABC transporter ATP-binding protein encodes MIEATEVSWHYGANPVIDGVSVAARPGRVLGLIGPNGSGKTTLLRLLYGALRSPTGRVLVDGDDLTALAAREAARRLAVVVQETGGETALTVAELVLLGRGPHLSTFQRAGRADHDIAARCLTRVGAAHLGRRAFAQLSGGERQRVLIARALAQQATHLLLDEPTNHLDIRYQHEILQLVRTLDTCSVVVLHDLNLAARYCDDLVLLGQDGVVAAGPADEVLDPAVLEPVYDIGIRRLDLDGAIHLLFQPNTAAERTAA; translated from the coding sequence GTGATCGAGGCGACCGAGGTTTCCTGGCACTACGGTGCGAACCCGGTCATCGACGGCGTCAGCGTGGCCGCCCGGCCGGGCCGGGTCCTCGGACTGATCGGCCCGAACGGCAGCGGCAAGACCACGCTGCTGCGCCTTCTCTACGGCGCGCTGCGCAGCCCCACCGGTCGGGTCCTGGTCGACGGTGACGACCTGACCGCCCTGGCCGCGCGGGAGGCCGCCCGCCGGTTGGCGGTCGTCGTGCAGGAAACGGGCGGTGAGACGGCGCTGACCGTTGCCGAGTTGGTCCTCCTGGGCCGCGGGCCGCACCTGTCGACCTTCCAACGCGCCGGCCGGGCCGACCACGACATCGCGGCCCGTTGCCTGACCCGGGTCGGTGCCGCTCACCTCGGCCGTCGGGCCTTCGCCCAGCTCTCCGGGGGTGAGCGCCAGCGGGTCCTGATCGCCCGTGCGCTCGCCCAGCAGGCCACCCACCTGCTCCTCGACGAGCCCACCAACCACCTCGACATCCGCTACCAGCACGAGATCCTCCAGCTGGTCCGCACTCTGGACACCTGTTCCGTCGTCGTGCTGCACGACCTCAATCTCGCCGCCCGCTACTGCGACGACCTGGTGCTGCTGGGCCAGGACGGCGTTGTCGCCGCCGGCCCTGCGGACGAGGTCCTGGACCCCGCCGTCCTCGAGCCCGTCTATGACATCGGCATCCGACGCCTGGACCTCGACGGCGCGATCCACCTGCTGTTCCAGCCGAACACCGCCGCCGAGAGGACTGCCGCATGA
- a CDS encoding family 43 glycosylhydrolase yields the protein MDTVNTTVVRGAAPPTRRPARRLRRAIAVAALTGLVAGGLVGVAAPAHAADSYTFTNTTNPILGDGSYYSADPAPIVVPAGAPGNDSGTDQLYIYTGHDQAGPSTNDFVMNEWGAFRTTDVEAGEWTHHPSLMRPEQVFAWATPGRAYAGQVVRGVDGRYYWYVPIHERDSPASDKFAIGVAVSDSPTGPWTDHAGGPIISQRVPTPNTIHNIDPTILVDGTAPNQRVYLWWGSFSQLRMIELQQDMKTPVTTPRAVTGLTGFFEAAWAFKRNDTYYLAYAGNNAGPTSPCTPANYHACIAYATASSPQGPWTYRGTVLRPVSSTTSHPGILEFDGSWYIAYHTADAVGGGHFRRSVAIDPLEWDDTQNPPRMKPVTTTPIRGPDLTPRPNIAQAATVSVSNEPVPTQYWVKALNDEIVRLNPLPPDMWGTWTGDNPPQQWVQYTWDQPMRISGSQIEFWNDNPPGSGVGVAAPAGWRIQYWDLDAGQWADVPNPSGFPTGTRGFQDTTFDPVTTTQVRAVFDASTNGSTYSAVAVEEWKILATQPESPVTAPAITVEVGETQLPDSIPVSFGAETLRVPVLWDPVKPEDVATPRTFTTRGTVLGYAADRVSAQVTVVPPGDTDGDETPPTLTLTPSGGAGGAGWFRSPVRVRVAGVDDRGGRMTIESRVDDGQPVVARDVRSVAADVAGDGQHRVTATATDRAGNTSAPAELAVRIDATAPVSAATVNADTRAVTVTASDATSGVARIEYAIGAGAWTAYTGPVAAPDRNRNTLSFRALDTAGNLETAKTVTIPADLSGPLTGNIGPIGTPTASYTAGWNSVTALNDGADPANPSQAQIWGTWSGTRPATQWVQYDWARPVRLTGAELKFWRDADRGTGDGVAEPDGWVLQYWDETASAWRDVTGASGYGTSTTTFNTVTFDPVTTPRVRATIRANGNGTTYSAVAITEWRVFADDPGVPPELPVTGTAQARCVAGKAYVAVQARNDHDAPVEIALRTAYGERTFRGVAAGANAYQSFATRATSVAAGSVTVRATGTLDGADVTTVITTTHPGVTCAADPSQAR from the coding sequence ATCGACACCGTGAACACCACCGTGGTGCGCGGCGCCGCCCCACCGACCCGCCGGCCGGCACGCCGCCTCCGCAGGGCGATCGCCGTGGCGGCGCTCACCGGGCTCGTCGCGGGCGGGCTGGTCGGCGTCGCGGCGCCGGCCCACGCCGCCGACTCGTACACCTTCACCAACACGACCAACCCGATCCTCGGCGACGGCAGCTACTACTCGGCCGACCCGGCGCCGATCGTCGTGCCGGCCGGCGCCCCCGGCAACGACAGCGGCACCGACCAGCTCTACATCTACACCGGCCACGACCAGGCCGGACCGTCCACGAACGACTTCGTCATGAACGAGTGGGGCGCGTTCCGGACCACCGACGTCGAGGCCGGCGAGTGGACCCACCACCCGTCGCTGATGCGTCCCGAGCAGGTCTTCGCCTGGGCCACCCCCGGGCGGGCGTACGCGGGTCAGGTGGTCCGCGGCGTGGACGGCCGCTACTACTGGTACGTCCCGATCCACGAACGGGACAGCCCGGCGTCCGACAAGTTCGCGATCGGCGTGGCCGTCTCCGACAGCCCGACCGGCCCCTGGACCGACCACGCGGGCGGGCCGATCATCTCCCAGCGCGTGCCCACACCGAACACGATCCACAACATCGACCCGACGATCCTCGTCGACGGCACGGCCCCGAACCAGCGGGTGTACCTCTGGTGGGGCTCGTTCAGCCAGCTGCGGATGATCGAGCTACAGCAGGACATGAAGACGCCGGTCACCACCCCGCGCGCCGTCACCGGGCTGACCGGCTTCTTCGAGGCGGCCTGGGCCTTCAAGCGCAACGACACCTACTACCTGGCGTACGCCGGGAACAACGCCGGCCCGACGTCGCCGTGCACGCCGGCGAACTACCACGCCTGCATCGCCTACGCCACGGCGTCGTCGCCGCAGGGGCCGTGGACCTATCGCGGGACCGTCCTGCGGCCGGTCTCCTCGACGACGAGCCACCCGGGCATCCTCGAGTTCGACGGCTCGTGGTACATCGCGTACCACACGGCGGACGCCGTGGGCGGTGGCCACTTCCGCCGGTCCGTGGCCATCGACCCGCTGGAATGGGACGACACGCAGAATCCGCCGCGGATGAAGCCCGTCACCACGACACCGATCCGTGGGCCCGACCTCACCCCACGGCCGAACATCGCCCAGGCGGCGACGGTCAGCGTCTCCAACGAACCGGTGCCCACCCAGTACTGGGTGAAGGCGCTCAACGACGAGATCGTCCGGCTCAACCCGCTGCCGCCGGACATGTGGGGGACCTGGACCGGCGACAACCCGCCGCAGCAGTGGGTGCAGTACACCTGGGACCAGCCGATGCGGATCTCCGGCTCCCAGATCGAGTTCTGGAACGACAATCCGCCCGGCAGCGGCGTGGGTGTGGCCGCACCCGCCGGCTGGCGCATCCAGTACTGGGATCTCGACGCCGGGCAGTGGGCCGACGTGCCGAACCCGAGCGGTTTCCCGACCGGCACGCGGGGCTTCCAGGACACCACCTTCGACCCGGTGACCACCACGCAGGTCCGGGCGGTGTTCGACGCGTCCACCAACGGCAGCACCTACTCCGCGGTGGCGGTCGAGGAATGGAAGATCCTCGCCACGCAGCCGGAGTCCCCCGTCACCGCGCCGGCCATCACGGTGGAGGTGGGGGAGACCCAACTGCCCGACAGCATCCCCGTGTCCTTCGGCGCCGAGACCCTGCGGGTACCGGTCCTCTGGGACCCGGTGAAGCCGGAGGACGTCGCGACGCCGCGCACGTTCACCACGCGGGGCACCGTGCTCGGGTACGCCGCCGACCGCGTGTCCGCGCAGGTCACCGTCGTCCCACCGGGCGACACGGACGGCGACGAGACCCCGCCGACGCTGACGCTCACGCCCAGCGGCGGCGCCGGCGGCGCCGGCTGGTTCCGGTCCCCGGTGCGGGTGCGCGTCGCCGGCGTCGACGACCGCGGCGGCCGCATGACCATCGAGTCACGGGTGGACGACGGCCAGCCGGTCGTCGCGCGCGACGTGCGGTCGGTGGCCGCCGACGTCGCCGGGGACGGCCAGCACCGGGTCACGGCGACCGCGACCGACCGCGCGGGCAACACCTCGGCGCCCGCGGAGCTCGCCGTACGCATCGACGCCACGGCACCGGTCAGCGCGGCCACCGTGAACGCCGACACCCGGGCGGTCACGGTGACCGCGAGCGATGCGACGTCCGGGGTCGCCCGGATCGAGTACGCCATCGGCGCCGGCGCCTGGACGGCCTACACGGGTCCGGTCGCCGCACCCGACCGGAACCGGAACACCCTGTCGTTCCGCGCGCTCGACACGGCCGGAAACCTGGAGACCGCCAAGACCGTCACCATCCCGGCGGACCTCTCCGGGCCGCTCACCGGGAACATCGGGCCCATCGGCACCCCGACCGCCTCCTACACGGCGGGCTGGAACAGCGTCACCGCCCTCAACGACGGCGCCGACCCGGCGAACCCGAGCCAGGCGCAGATCTGGGGCACCTGGTCCGGCACCCGCCCGGCGACCCAGTGGGTCCAGTACGACTGGGCGCGCCCCGTGCGCCTCACCGGCGCCGAGCTGAAGTTCTGGCGCGACGCCGACCGCGGCACCGGCGACGGCGTCGCCGAGCCCGACGGCTGGGTGCTGCAGTACTGGGACGAGACGGCCTCGGCCTGGCGGGACGTGACCGGCGCATCCGGCTACGGCACGAGCACCACCACGTTCAACACCGTCACCTTCGACCCCGTCACCACGCCGCGAGTCCGTGCCACGATCCGCGCCAACGGCAACGGCACCACCTACTCGGCGGTGGCGATCACCGAGTGGCGGGTCTTCGCCGACGACCCCGGCGTCCCACCCGAACTGCCCGTGACGGGCACCGCGCAGGCCCGCTGCGTCGCCGGCAAGGCGTACGTCGCGGTGCAGGCGCGCAACGACCACGACGCGCCCGTGGAGATCGCCCTGCGGACCGCGTACGGCGAGCGGACCTTCCGCGGCGTCGCCGCGGGCGCGAACGCGTACCAGTCCTTCGCCACGCGGGCGACCTCGGTGGCGGCGGGCTCGGTGACGGTCCGCGCCACCGGGACGCTCGACGGCGCGGACGTCACCACGGTCATCACCACGACTCACCCCGGCGTCACCTGCGCCGCTGACCCCAGCCAAGCCCGATAA